Below is a genomic region from Mycolicibacter hiberniae.
TCACCGCCCGTCGTGGTGTTGTGCTGGCTGCGGGCGGTTTTGACCACCGGATGGACTGGCGCCACAAATTTCAATCCGAACGGCTCGGCGAGCATGCCAGCCTCGGCGCCGAAGGGAACGTCGGTGACGGGATTCGCCTGGCCCAGGATTCCTGCGGCGCCGGCACTGCGCTGATGGACCAGGCATGGTGGTTTCCGGCCTTCGCGCCGCTGCCCGGCGGCGAGCCGACGGTGATGCTTGCCGAACGTTCCCTTCCCGGTTGCCTGCTGGTCGACCAGAACGGGCAGCGATTCGTCAACGAAGCCGTCGACTACATGTCGTTCGGACAGAAGCTGCTCGAACGCGAACGCGCGGCCAACCCGGTCGAGACGATGTGGATGATCTTCGATCAGAAGTACCGCAACAGCTATCTCATGGCCGCAGAACTGTTCCCGCGGATGCCGATCCCCGCCACGTGGTATGACGCCGGTATCGCGCACCGGGCCGACGATATGCCGGCACTGGCGCGTGCGATCGGTGTCGATCCGTCGGCCTTCGGCGCCACGCTCGATCGCTTCAACCGGTTGGCCGCCGCAGGTGACGACACCGATTTCGGTCGGGGCGCGAGTGCATACGACCGCTACTACGGCGACCCGACGATCGCCCCGAATCCCAATCTGCGTCCCCTCGGCAGCGGACCGTTCTACGCCGTGAAGGTGGTTCTCAGCGACCTGGGAACCTGCGGCGGACTTCGCACCGACGTCCGCGGGCGGGTGCTGCGCGAGGACGGATCGGCCATCGATGGGCTCTACGCGATCGGCAACACCGCGGCCAACGCGTTCGGCGCAAGCTATCCCGGGGCGGGTGCGACGATCGGTCAGGGCCTGGTATTCGGATACATCGCGGCGCAGCACGCGGCCGGCAAGCTCGAGTGAGCGGGCGACCCGGCCGCTAGGTCTGGTCGTCTTCGGCGGCGATACGCCGCTCGACTTCATACCAGTAGTCGCGCACCGGGAACTTCGTGCCCTCTTCACCGCCCTTGGCGAAGATCTCGTCGACCTCGTCCAAGTCCTTGATCATCTGCAGTGCCAAGTCCCGTTCGGCCGCGTAGTAGTCCTCCGACCAGCGCAGTGCCAGCCGGGCGTAGGACCACGCCGGCTCCTCACCGGTCCAACGCGCCTCGGTTGCCGCCGCACGATGCATCTGCTCGACGTGGGCGACATGCGCGGTGAGAATCTCCCGGAGCCGGCCAGGATTCATCAGGTGACCGAAAATGACCCGCAGCAACGGGTTGTGTTTGAGGGTGGGAGGTTCAACGGGTTCCTCGTTGGCCCACTTTGTCACCGCGGCCAGTCCGGAATCGGTGATCTGATACATCCGCCGACTGCGAATACCTGCATCGACGCGGGATGTGACCAACCCCTGCTGCTCAAGCCGCTTCAACTCCGAATAGATCTGACTGTATGCCGGACTGGAGTAGAAGAACCGGATGGTCCAGTTGAACCACTTCTTGATGTCGTACCCGGAGAGCTCGTCTCCGCCCGACAGCATCCCCAACAGCGCGCAACCTGTGGGCGACACGCTCCACGCGTCGCGAGCATTGTCGGCTGCTTCGGTCACCGAACAAGGCTAACAACGCCAGCCCTCACCGAAGCGTCGCGGCTACCGCTGACCGGGATACCACGTTGCACCGGTGGACCCCCAGGACCGACAGTGACAAGCAGACGAATTCACCCGCGCGAGGAGACGCATGCCCGCCACCACCACCCGAACGCCACCCGGCGACCTGCTTGTGCCGCAGGCTCCGGCGATGCGTCACGTACTGGGGCACTTCTGTACCGGTGTCGCCGTCATCACCGCACATGATGGATGCAGTCCGCTCGGTTTCACCTGCCAATCGGTGACGTCGGTATCACTGGACCCGCCATATGTCTCGTTCTGTCCGGCCAAGGCCTCCAGCAGCTGGCCGATGATCCGCGACGTCGGCCGGCTCTGCGTCAATATCCTCTCCGAACATCAGGTGGGCGTGGGCACACAGTTCGCCGGTCGTGGCCGCGACAAGTTCAGTGGGATCAGCTGGTACCCGGGTGTCAACGGGGCGCCCACATTGGACGGCACGCTCGCGTCGATCGAGGCAGACGTCGAATCCGAACATGACGCCGGCGACCATACGATCGTGATCGCACGGGTGACCGGTCTACGGGCCCACCAGGAAAGCGGTCCCCTGTTGTTCTACCGGGGCGGCTTCGGCGGTTACAGCGACTTCGGCGGCGGCCGCCATGGCTGACTTCGATTCGGTCTTCGATGTGGTCGTCGCGGGTTCCGGGGGCGGCTTGGCGGGCGCCTACACCGCAGCACGCGAAGGCCTTTCGGTACTGCTGGTGGAGGCTACCGACCGGTTCGGCGGCACCACCGCGTACTCCGGCGGCGGCGGGGTCTGGTACCCGTGCAATCCCGCGCTGAAACGTGCCGGCGCCGACGACACGATCGCTGACGCCCTGCGCTACTTCCACGCGGTCGTCGGCGACCGCACTCCGCGCGACCTCCAGGACACCTACGTTCGCGGTGGTGCGGGATTGATCAAATACCTGGAACAAGACCCGGGGTTCGAATTTGTGGCCTTCCCCTGGCCGGACTACTACGGGTCTGTTCCCGGCGCCCGCGCCGACGGCTACCGTCATACCGTCCCGGTGCCAGTGCCCGATCAAGAGCTCGGCAGCTACCGCGGGTCGGTGCGCGGGCCGCTGGATGCCGAACGCCTCGGCAGCCCGGCCCCGGACCTGCTGACCGGCGGCCGCGCACTGGTCGGACGATTCCTGGCCGCACTCGACAAGCTTCCGAACGCTCGGTGCTGGCGAAACGCCCCCCTCACCGAGCTGATCGTTGAGGACGGCACAGTGGTGGGCGCGGTGATCGAGCACGACCGCAAGCCGGTGCGGGTTGGGGCCACGCGCGGAGTGCTGCTTGCGTCAGGTGGCTTCGAACAGAACGCGGCCATGCGCGCGCGGTACCGCGTGCCCGGCAGCGCACGGGACACCATGGGCGCACCGGGCAATGTCGGAACCGCCCACCTGGCGGCCATCGCGGTCGGGGCCGATATCGATCTGATGGATCAGGCCTGGTGGTCACCGGGGATGATTCACCCCGACGGAAAGGCAGCCTTCGCGCTGTGGTTCACCGGTGGCATCTTCGTCAACCACGATGGCAGCCGATTCGTCAACGAATCGGCCCCCTACGACCGGCTCGGGCGCGACGTGCTGGCGCAGATCGCCTCCGGCAAAGCGTCATTGCCGTTTTGGATGATCTATGACAACCGGACCGACGGTATTCCCCCGGTCGGCGCGACCAATGTGTCGATGGTCGACGCGGCCGACTACCACCGAGCCGGCCTGTGGCATACGGCGGACACTCTGCACGACCTCTCCGAGGCCATCGGCGTTCCGAGCGCCCAGCTGACGGCAACCATCGAGCGATTC
It encodes:
- a CDS encoding PadR family transcriptional regulator, which encodes MTEAADNARDAWSVSPTGCALLGMLSGGDELSGYDIKKWFNWTIRFFYSSPAYSQIYSELKRLEQQGLVTSRVDAGIRSRRMYQITDSGLAAVTKWANEEPVEPPTLKHNPLLRVIFGHLMNPGRLREILTAHVAHVEQMHRAAATEARWTGEEPAWSYARLALRWSEDYYAAERDLALQMIKDLDEVDEIFAKGGEEGTKFPVRDYWYEVERRIAAEDDQT
- a CDS encoding FAD-binding protein, whose protein sequence is MADFDSVFDVVVAGSGGGLAGAYTAAREGLSVLLVEATDRFGGTTAYSGGGGVWYPCNPALKRAGADDTIADALRYFHAVVGDRTPRDLQDTYVRGGAGLIKYLEQDPGFEFVAFPWPDYYGSVPGARADGYRHTVPVPVPDQELGSYRGSVRGPLDAERLGSPAPDLLTGGRALVGRFLAALDKLPNARCWRNAPLTELIVEDGTVVGAVIEHDRKPVRVGATRGVLLASGGFEQNAAMRARYRVPGSARDTMGAPGNVGTAHLAAIAVGADIDLMDQAWWSPGMIHPDGKAAFALWFTGGIFVNHDGSRFVNESAPYDRLGRDVLAQIASGKASLPFWMIYDNRTDGIPPVGATNVSMVDAADYHRAGLWHTADTLHDLSEAIGVPSAQLTATIERFNKQAAAGADEDFGRGDEAYDRVFTEGASPLVPIDTPPYHAAAFGVSDLGTKGGLRTDARARVLTADDSVIPGLYAAGNTMAAVSGTTYPGGGNPIGASMLFSHLAALDMAAREDRC
- a CDS encoding flavin reductase family protein, coding for MPATTTRTPPGDLLVPQAPAMRHVLGHFCTGVAVITAHDGCSPLGFTCQSVTSVSLDPPYVSFCPAKASSSWPMIRDVGRLCVNILSEHQVGVGTQFAGRGRDKFSGISWYPGVNGAPTLDGTLASIEADVESEHDAGDHTIVIARVTGLRAHQESGPLLFYRGGFGGYSDFGGGRHG
- a CDS encoding 3-ketosteroid-delta-1-dehydrogenase, whose amino-acid sequence is MTEPHNITVDLLIVGSGTGMAAALAAHEAGLSTLIVEKTSYVGGSTARSGGAFWMPANPILTQSGSDDTLAAGRTYLDSVVGEASAHDRAHAFLYYGGPTVQMLQRTTPMKFQWAKGYSDYHPEKSGGSAIGRTCECRPFNTAVLGPELARLRPGVMKSSFPMPVTGADYRWLNLMVRVPRKSWPRILLRAFQGIGGLALRRRYAAGGQALAAGMFAGVVRAGIPVWTDSPVSDLLVDGSRVVGAVVNRSGTAVAVTARRGVVLAAGGFDHRMDWRHKFQSERLGEHASLGAEGNVGDGIRLAQDSCGAGTALMDQAWWFPAFAPLPGGEPTVMLAERSLPGCLLVDQNGQRFVNEAVDYMSFGQKLLERERAANPVETMWMIFDQKYRNSYLMAAELFPRMPIPATWYDAGIAHRADDMPALARAIGVDPSAFGATLDRFNRLAAAGDDTDFGRGASAYDRYYGDPTIAPNPNLRPLGSGPFYAVKVVLSDLGTCGGLRTDVRGRVLREDGSAIDGLYAIGNTAANAFGASYPGAGATIGQGLVFGYIAAQHAAGKLE